The sequence CAGGTTACCAGCATGCCGAAGGACACCATGTTCCGGACCACAATGTGAAGCCCTCGGATTTGCGCGAAATCCAATGTCAGGCTGCCCTCAAACAGAATCAGGGCCACAGATATGGACACAAAGGGGAAGAAAAGATCCCCCATTATATCTTCGGGGTTCAAAAGTCCCAGCACGGGGCCGGCCAGGATACCGGTGATCAGAAGAAAAACAATTCCCGGAATTTTTACCCGCCAGGCCAACCACTGACAGGCGGTGGCTGCGACCAGGATTCCCGCAAACTGCATGAGCGTGTGTTCGTTCATCGTCCCTTATCTCAGTTGCTCCTATAACCATCTTGAAATCCATATACCTTGCGGCCCAATATTAACCCACCAGGTTTTCATTGACAAGGTTAAAGCCGGAGGCTTAGTATGGACATATTGTGCGTAATCTCTGCGCAGCATTCTCGGAACGTACGCCCAAAAAAGACAACACGAAAAAAGTCGAAATCCTGTTTCAAAAATTAAAAAAGGAGGGTGGAATGGACAGAAGAAAATTTTTAAAGCTTTCAGCCGGTGCGGGTAGCCTTGCGCTGTTGCAGATGGTCGGTGTCAGCTGTGCAGGATCTGGTGACGGCACGATAAAATTGCCGTCATTGCCCTACAACGCCGATGCCCTTGAACCGTATATTTCTGAAGAAACAATTCGCTTTCACTACGGGAAGCACCATTCCGGGTATGTAAAAAAAGTGAACCGGATGATCAAAGGAACCGCCTATGCCAACTTGGGCCTTGAGGCAATTATTCAGAAAACCCGCGGCAACGCCGACGAGATCGGTATTTTCAATAATGCCGCCCAGGTCTTCAACCACACCTTTTACTGGAACAGCATGAAACCGGGCGGCGGCGGTGCGCCTACCGGTATCATTGCCGAAAAAATCGAAGCGGACTTCGGCAGTTATGACGCATTCAAAACAGCCTTTGCATCCGCAGCGCTCTCCCAGTTCGGCAGCGGATGGGCATGGCTGGTCAAAGACGGTGATGCGCTGAAAGTCATAAAAACATCAAACGCCGATACACCGGCCGAGGGGTTGATTCCGCTTCTTACCGTTGATGTATGGGAACATGCATATTATCTGGATTATCAGAACCGGAGAGCGGATTATGTTGACGCATATCTGCAACATCTGGTCAACTGGGAGTTTGCAGAAACCAATCTGGTGGGATAGAAGATAGATTAAACGGCCGGTAATTACAGGTGATTGCCCTGGAAATCCGGCCCGAATTTGTTTAAATTTTCAGGATATGCCAACCGCCTGAATCCTATCAATTGGGTTGTAAATCATTGGTCCGGGAAAACTCAGGCGGTGCATAATCCTTCCATTCTTTTTTTCAGTCAACAATGATCACTGGGATGTTCAAGGAATGCATCACCCGCGAAGCGTTGCTGCCAATAAAAAATTCTTTTAGACCTGACGTCGAACTTCGTCCCATGGCAACCGTTTTGTATTTTCCTTTTTGTGCCTCGTGTATAATGTCGTCGGAAATCTTTTTGCCCTGGGGTTGAGTTTTTATATGAACCTTCTCTTTGGCAAACCCGGCATCGATTAATTTATACCTTGCGGTTTCAAGGCTGTCCCGCATCATTTTCTCGCGTTTTTCCTCCATCCGGCAGAACGAATTGCGTTCTGCTTCAAAATAGGGCGTGAGGCTGGGGCTGTTGAGCCCACAGGCTGCCGCAGTATCCGGCACTACATGAAACAGTGTGACCTCATCCTCCTTGTTCAGGTTTTTTGCAACATAGGTAACGGTATTTTGAGCGCATTCAGTTTCATCAAAGGGAATCAAGATTTTCGAAGTCATGAGCTTTTCTCCTTTTTAGAATTATTCGAAAGTCGTAAGTTTTTAAAAAAAATGTGACATTTGAAATCTAATGGGAGCATTTTAGTGCTTTTTGATATTTTGAATGACCAAAATCAAAAAGGCCCAAAATACTTAGCTATAAGTTATCAGACCCGGATGTTTTTGTGCAATGCTTTTTTCAAAAAATATAATTTGGCTTATGTTTTCCATTTTTGTCTTTATTCGGGAAGAATAAAATAGCGATTGCTGCTTTCCTTGACCGCTACCCGGGGAATGGGTTTGATAAATTGCTGGCGAAGACTATAGGTGTATGCCCCCTGGGTCGGAATCATTAGGATGTCATTCTCTTTGATTCCTGAACCGAAATAGCCATACCCCCAGACATCGTGCGGGGTGCAAAGGGAGCCTAGTATATGGCATTTTTTTTCGGACAGGCCGGGCCGGGTTAAATTGAGCACCGGGCAGTAATCGGTTTCATACCGTTCCCAGCCCACAGTGTTTCCCCCGGCATCGGTGATGACCAGGTCTTTATCCTTGCAGTCCACAACCTGGATGAGGATGTGCATGACATCATTGCAGATCCAGCGGCCCGGCTCAAAACAGATCCGGCATTGAGTCAACGGCAAGATGTGTTTTTTAATGGCATTTGACAGTTCTTTTGCAAACAGATCAATGGAGACACTCGGGGTGATGCTATAGTCCTGGGGTACATCTGTTAAAAGCCACTCCCCCTGGGCAGGCCAGTAGCCGCCCCCGATATCAATGAATTTGACTGCATCCAGGAACTGCTTTGGCATGGTGGAAAGAATCTGTCCCAGTTTTTTGATGAACGCTGTCTGTCTGTCCGGGTTAAGATTCCAGGAAGAATGGAACTGCAGTCCCTGGAATTCCAGTCGACCAAGTGCCTGAATTTCTTTGAACGCAGATAACAGGTTTTCCGGCAGCACACCGAATTTGCGCCACAGGCCTTCGGGATTATTGTTCAGCCGAAGGCCTACAGGCATTCGCATCTGTTTTTCTTCAAGCACGGATGCCAGTCGTCTTGCCTCTCCAATACTGTCCAAAAGAATCATCACCCGGTCCGGGTACCGGGCTGCAAGAGCCAGTTCCTGGATGGTTTTGCCCGGCCCGCTGAACATAATGGATGGCGCACCCAGTTCCAGGGCCACTGATAGTTCCACACCGCTGGATACATCCAGTCCGAATCCATGTTTGAGTAGATGACCGGAAAGATGGGGCAGGTTGTTGCTTTTCATGGCGTAAAAAAAAGCGGTTTCCGGTAGACGGTGGCTGAATGCCGCTCTGAATTGGGCCGCTTTTCTTGCTAAAACATCAGTTTCCAGAACATACAGCGGAGACCCGAATGCCTTGGCCATATCCAGGTACATCCCTTTGTTTTTTAAATACGGGGTTATAAACTCAATTATTTTCTCCTTGGGCAGAAGGGGATTTGCTCCTGTCATCTGTGTATTGCCTGTGAGCATGTCGAATCCATTTCAATGTCGATACGTTTGGCGAGCAAAAGACACTCTGTCTCAAAAAATCTGTGTCTGTTCGGTTCTATGATCATGTGCCCTAGAAGCCATGAATTATAATCCTGGGGCGGCATGGTCACCCTGTGCCCCGGGGGGTGAATCAAGTGTATTTTTTTAACCCGCTTGTCGTTTTCCACGGCGGTTGTGTTGATGCGTTTTAATACCCCATTTCTACGGGCATGGATACGGAATGCCACCAGAGGGCTGTACGGCCCTTTTTTTTCATTTTTCCAGGCAAAACCTTGCGCCGCATCCAGGGTCAGCCCAAGGATGTCGATATTACCCGCTTCCTTAAGCAAAAAAGGCAGGCAGTCGCCACCGGGCCGCGGGGTCATCTCTATGAGCACAGGTTGTCTGTTTTTCAGGATAAAATCCACCATGCAAACCCCTGTCTCGATGCCCAATGCCCTGGCTGCTCTGTGGAACAGGTC comes from uncultured Desulfobacter sp. and encodes:
- a CDS encoding superoxide dismutase, coding for MDRRKFLKLSAGAGSLALLQMVGVSCAGSGDGTIKLPSLPYNADALEPYISEETIRFHYGKHHSGYVKKVNRMIKGTAYANLGLEAIIQKTRGNADEIGIFNNAAQVFNHTFYWNSMKPGGGGAPTGIIAEKIEADFGSYDAFKTAFASAALSQFGSGWAWLVKDGDALKVIKTSNADTPAEGLIPLLTVDVWEHAYYLDYQNRRADYVDAYLQHLVNWEFAETNLVG
- a CDS encoding universal stress protein, which gives rise to MTSKILIPFDETECAQNTVTYVAKNLNKEDEVTLFHVVPDTAAACGLNSPSLTPYFEAERNSFCRMEEKREKMMRDSLETARYKLIDAGFAKEKVHIKTQPQGKKISDDIIHEAQKGKYKTVAMGRSSTSGLKEFFIGSNASRVMHSLNIPVIIVD
- a CDS encoding alanine racemase — its product is MTGANPLLPKEKIIEFITPYLKNKGMYLDMAKAFGSPLYVLETDVLARKAAQFRAAFSHRLPETAFFYAMKSNNLPHLSGHLLKHGFGLDVSSGVELSVALELGAPSIMFSGPGKTIQELALAARYPDRVMILLDSIGEARRLASVLEEKQMRMPVGLRLNNNPEGLWRKFGVLPENLLSAFKEIQALGRLEFQGLQFHSSWNLNPDRQTAFIKKLGQILSTMPKQFLDAVKFIDIGGGYWPAQGEWLLTDVPQDYSITPSVSIDLFAKELSNAIKKHILPLTQCRICFEPGRWICNDVMHILIQVVDCKDKDLVITDAGGNTVGWERYETDYCPVLNLTRPGLSEKKCHILGSLCTPHDVWGYGYFGSGIKENDILMIPTQGAYTYSLRQQFIKPIPRVAVKESSNRYFILPE